One region of bacterium genomic DNA includes:
- a CDS encoding sigma-70 family RNA polymerase sigma factor, which yields MNTRDYDLIQSIAQGDEDAFNELVSRYKDKVFSIIYRYLGCCPDAEDLAQEVFIKIWRHAGGFKGKSALSTWVYKIVANHCLNYRMKAKRHRLSPLDEGIPDHKECHEEEYIRKKTAGILLEALNSLPPRQRVAIILSRFDDCSYKEISEILDVSLATVESLLFRARENLRKKLAPMRNKGEI from the coding sequence ATGAATACTCGGGATTATGACCTGATTCAAAGCATAGCTCAGGGCGACGAAGATGCTTTCAACGAGCTTGTATCAAGATATAAAGATAAGGTATTCTCAATCATCTACCGTTATCTCGGTTGTTGCCCGGATGCGGAGGATTTAGCACAGGAAGTATTCATAAAAATATGGCGTCATGCGGGAGGTTTCAAGGGAAAATCCGCTCTCTCGACCTGGGTTTACAAGATAGTTGCCAATCATTGTCTCAATTACCGGATGAAGGCAAAAAGACACAGACTTTCTCCGCTTGATGAAGGTATTCCTGATCATAAGGAGTGCCATGAAGAGGAATATATAAGGAAAAAAACCGCTGGGATTCTCTTGGAGGCATTGAACAGCCTGCCTCCAAGACAAAGGGTAGCTATTATACTCTCAAGATTCGATGATTGTTCGTATAAGGAGATATCCGAGATCCTCGACGTTTCTTTAGCAACCGTTGAATCGCTTCTGTTCAGAGCCAGGGAGAATCTGAGAAAGAAGCTTGCTCCCATGAGAAACAAAGGCGAGATTTGA
- a CDS encoding carbon-nitrogen hydrolase family protein, producing MKRFAFLIIILCVFVSMTGCDDDMFVGVFYSLGSPLKYDDSEATRRLKVAACCLESSIDPDSSFSRMVGMISGVKTDHPDVRLIVFGETVLGWYYKPDEPEAYQRRIAQTIPGPATDSVAELCKTYDIYVVFGLAELRGGYLYNSQVLINPQGSIQAVHSKHDLIYWDQLSGYTQGMDTTIVQIDDIKAGMIVCADINSLWATRSIGSQNVDVVIHSLANVGDLNLEIDPNSRRFDAWEIFANRYGWEGAGEERYLYGGETYIADPVGCVRERSRGEQGYVFCDLGVH from the coding sequence ATGAAGAGATTTGCGTTTTTAATTATTATTTTGTGTGTTTTCGTGAGCATGACAGGATGCGACGATGATATGTTCGTTGGCGTATTCTACTCCCTGGGCTCGCCTTTGAAATATGACGATTCCGAGGCTACACGCAGACTTAAGGTAGCTGCCTGCTGTCTTGAGTCAAGTATCGATCCGGATTCCAGCTTTTCACGAATGGTCGGTATGATTTCTGGAGTCAAGACAGATCATCCTGATGTCAGGCTCATAGTCTTCGGCGAGACCGTCCTTGGCTGGTACTATAAACCGGATGAACCCGAGGCGTATCAGCGCCGGATTGCTCAGACCATTCCTGGCCCGGCAACGGATTCGGTGGCCGAACTATGCAAGACTTACGATATATACGTAGTCTTCGGTCTTGCAGAATTGAGGGGGGGCTATCTTTACAACTCGCAGGTGCTTATCAACCCGCAGGGTTCAATCCAGGCCGTTCACTCCAAGCATGACCTAATCTACTGGGATCAGCTCTCCGGCTACACGCAGGGCATGGACACAACCATTGTCCAGATTGACGACATCAAGGCTGGCATGATCGTTTGCGCCGACATCAACAGCCTCTGGGCAACGAGAAGCATAGGTTCCCAGAACGTGGACGTGGTGATTCACAGCCTCGCGAACGTCGGCGACCTCAATCTCGAGATTGACCCCAACTCCCGCAGATTCGACGCATGGGAGATATTCGCTAACCGCTACGGCTGGGAAGGAGCAGGGGAGGAAAGATACCTCTACGGAGGCGAGACATACATCGCGGATCCTGTCGGCTGTGTAAGGGAGCGCTCCAGGGGCGAACAGGGCTACGTTTTCTGCGACCTGGGGGTGCACTGA
- a CDS encoding DUF4332 domain-containing protein, which translates to MIEIEHKEMRMPSLTKIRGLESENIKKLTKIGIKTTAQLLKQGLTSESRRSLADILGVQPSVILRWVKYSAFFQIEGITPEYVELLNAAGITSPQALSVYSARELEAILERIIEERGNGIKPPTYEKISMWISHSKKLRSEIWYDGMFCYD; encoded by the coding sequence ATGATTGAAATAGAACATAAGGAGATGAGGATGCCTTCTCTTACAAAAATACGCGGGTTAGAGTCTGAAAACATAAAAAAACTCACTAAGATAGGCATAAAAACAACCGCTCAGCTTCTCAAGCAGGGCTTAACATCTGAGAGCAGGAGGAGTTTGGCCGATATTCTCGGAGTTCAACCTTCGGTTATTTTGAGATGGGTTAAATATTCGGCTTTTTTTCAAATCGAGGGGATTACTCCTGAATATGTAGAGCTTTTAAATGCCGCAGGAATTACAAGTCCACAAGCTCTAAGCGTTTACAGCGCTCGCGAACTGGAAGCTATCCTTGAAAGAATAATAGAGGAGAGGGGTAATGGAATTAAACCGCCAACATACGAGAAGATCAGCATGTGGATATCACATTCTAAAAAACTAAGAAGCGAGATATGGTATGATGGCATGTTTTGTTACGATTAA
- a CDS encoding zf-HC2 domain-containing protein: MKCLDKKTWLTYLRGEMDEKLGREIRIHLESCPKCKALAGELSRAYDSLDLIQAVEPDYSLASKIKLRIRDTRQEKDWERAVVPAAAAFVGALSIAAGAFLGRGIYDIVQGDSSQDAYSSNVYYSGEVPNQLMYLEGGQN; the protein is encoded by the coding sequence ATGAAATGTTTAGATAAGAAAACCTGGCTTACCTACCTCAGGGGTGAAATGGACGAGAAGCTTGGAAGGGAAATCCGCATTCATCTTGAAAGCTGTCCGAAGTGCAAGGCTTTGGCAGGCGAACTTTCCAGGGCGTATGACAGTTTGGATCTTATTCAAGCTGTTGAGCCTGATTATTCGCTTGCATCTAAGATAAAACTCAGGATAAGAGATACGAGGCAGGAGAAGGATTGGGAGAGAGCGGTTGTTCCCGCAGCAGCAGCATTTGTGGGGGCGCTCTCAATCGCCGCGGGCGCTTTTCTCGGCAGGGGCATTTACGACATCGTACAGGGTGATTCATCTCAAGACGCCTACTCCTCGAACGTATATTATAGCGGCGAAGTCCCGAATCAACTAATGTATCTGGAAGGAGGCCAGAATTGA
- a CDS encoding periplasmic heavy metal sensor → MKSRGLLIGLIISLGINLGTIGTLTFYYIRKASPRMMWKDWERKNNEIWARVEDSLDISPELAAELREMFKNKAKETMMMNKNLAETRDSLLELIEEPELDTQRLIELLSREEQVQKEIALTLYKNLIEAKKKLSPEKQSQFVGFFKQSVKFTGKPWYIWIDKKNRSQKDHK, encoded by the coding sequence TTGAAATCAAGAGGGCTTTTGATTGGTCTCATTATATCCCTTGGTATAAACCTTGGAACTATAGGCACTTTGACTTTCTATTACATAAGGAAAGCAAGCCCCAGAATGATGTGGAAAGACTGGGAAAGAAAGAACAACGAAATCTGGGCAAGGGTAGAGGATAGTCTTGACATCAGCCCGGAGTTAGCCGCGGAGCTGCGCGAGATGTTCAAGAATAAGGCCAAAGAAACCATGATGATGAACAAGAATCTTGCGGAAACAAGAGACTCGCTTCTTGAACTTATAGAAGAACCCGAGCTTGACACCCAAAGGCTTATCGAGTTGTTATCCCGCGAAGAACAAGTTCAAAAAGAGATTGCTTTAACGCTCTATAAAAATCTCATTGAAGCCAAGAAGAAGCTTTCACCGGAAAAACAATCTCAATTCGTTGGTTTTTTCAAACAGTCTGTAAAATTTACGGGTAAACCCTGGTATATCTGGATAGATAAAAAGAACCGAAGTCAGAAAGATCACAAATAA
- a CDS encoding RNA polymerase sigma factor — MERLVCDPDWENISKASKGDEDAFGILVKKYEAPVSSLIYRYTGGANADDLVQEVFIKVWQKASSFKGRSKFSTWLYRVAVNHCLNYRSKQKSGLTSELDESVPDNSPDAQAVYEVKERADLVRKAIAGLSSKQRMAILLFKFEGYSVAEVADIMELSFSATQSLIFRAIDNLRKRLV, encoded by the coding sequence ATCGAGAGGCTCGTCTGCGATCCGGATTGGGAAAACATTTCTAAGGCTTCAAAAGGGGATGAGGACGCCTTCGGCATTCTTGTAAAAAAATATGAAGCCCCTGTTTCCTCGCTGATTTACAGATACACCGGAGGAGCAAATGCCGATGATCTCGTCCAGGAGGTATTCATAAAGGTTTGGCAAAAGGCATCGTCGTTTAAGGGGCGCTCAAAATTCTCCACCTGGCTTTACCGTGTCGCAGTCAATCACTGTCTGAATTACAGGTCAAAACAAAAAAGCGGATTAACGTCCGAACTCGATGAATCGGTTCCCGACAATTCGCCCGACGCGCAAGCCGTTTATGAAGTAAAAGAAAGAGCGGACTTGGTTAGGAAAGCGATTGCCGGGTTATCGTCAAAGCAGCGTATGGCAATCCTGCTCTTCAAGTTCGAAGGCTACTCCGTCGCCGAGGTCGCCGACATAATGGAACTGTCCTTCTCCGCCACCCAGTCCCTTATCTTTCGAGCGATTGATAACCTGAGAAAAAGATTGGTTTAG
- a CDS encoding DUF5320 domain-containing protein, giving the protein MEKHHIAQESCCTPAHGCCSGMTGFGFRRFYTREERLEHLEHYKGQLKKELEAVEEHLKNAQS; this is encoded by the coding sequence ATGGAAAAGCACCACATAGCCCAGGAATCGTGCTGCACGCCCGCTCATGGCTGCTGCTCAGGAATGACGGGTTTCGGGTTCCGTCGTTTCTACACAAGAGAAGAGAGGCTCGAGCATCTCGAGCATTACAAGGGACAGCTCAAGAAGGAGCTTGAGGCCGTCGAGGAGCACCTTAAAAACGCGCAATCATAA
- a CDS encoding winged helix-turn-helix transcriptional regulator: protein MDETKHVELFKALSVETRIRIIEILKEKGPQGVKELAATLNITPSAVSQHLKVLRYAGLVHCERKGYWLPYEIDEVAMEHCRDALTNVCSCGCKVIEVRCDHESGGEGEEGGEGGGSELEHLKRHAKALRQKIAEVEARIKELEGE from the coding sequence ATGGATGAAACTAAACACGTAGAACTTTTCAAGGCCTTGAGCGTCGAGACCCGAATCCGCATCATCGAGATCCTGAAGGAGAAGGGCCCCCAGGGGGTCAAGGAGCTGGCCGCCACACTTAACATAACACCATCAGCCGTTTCTCAGCATCTCAAGGTTCTTCGCTACGCCGGACTCGTGCACTGCGAGCGCAAGGGTTACTGGCTGCCCTACGAGATCGACGAGGTCGCAATGGAGCACTGCAGGGACGCGCTTACCAATGTCTGCTCATGCGGCTGCAAGGTTATTGAGGTAAGATGCGACCATGAATCGGGCGGGGAGGGCGAGGAGGGCGGGGAGGGCGGGGGCTCGGAACTTGAGCATCTCAAGAGACATGCTAAAGCACTCAGACAAAAGATTGCTGAGGTTGAGGCAAGGATAAAGGAACTTGAAGGTGAGTAA
- a CDS encoding acyl-CoA dehydrogenase — protein MDYFFTEEQKMIRDTTREIALKKIKPIRAELDEKGEFPHEIMKELARADLLRVFIPEEFGGMGGGVTEMCIVTEEICRVCPGIGTTYGANGLAAMPILLYGSDEQKKRFLPRIADGKVYAAFALTEAGAGSDAGSIKTTAKEVEDGYIINGTKQFITNGEVADIYSVVVMTDPDKGARGASIMMVEKGTPGFDFGKEENKMGIRASKTTQLIFNDCKVPKENLLGKRGMGFIIAMKTFDRTRPGVAAQAVGTAQGALDEALEYAKERRQFGKPITSFQGVQFMLADMATEVEAARALLYATARMIDSGAKDIARESAMAKMFASDVAMRVTTDAVQIMGGYGYMKEYPVEKFMRDAKILQIYEGTNQIQRTVIASHVIK, from the coding sequence ATGGATTATTTTTTTACTGAAGAGCAGAAGATGATTCGCGACACAACTCGCGAGATAGCCTTGAAGAAGATTAAGCCTATCCGCGCCGAACTGGACGAGAAGGGCGAGTTTCCGCATGAGATAATGAAGGAGCTTGCCCGCGCTGATCTTTTGAGGGTTTTCATTCCCGAGGAGTTCGGCGGCATGGGCGGAGGGGTTACTGAGATGTGCATCGTTACCGAGGAGATATGCCGTGTATGCCCCGGTATAGGTACAACTTACGGCGCAAACGGACTTGCAGCAATGCCTATTCTTTTGTACGGATCGGATGAGCAGAAGAAGCGTTTCCTTCCGAGGATTGCGGATGGAAAGGTATACGCCGCTTTCGCTCTTACAGAAGCTGGTGCAGGTTCGGATGCCGGCTCCATAAAGACTACCGCTAAGGAGGTTGAGGATGGGTATATAATAAACGGAACTAAGCAGTTCATCACCAATGGAGAGGTTGCCGACATCTACTCGGTAGTGGTGATGACAGACCCGGATAAAGGAGCTCGAGGCGCTTCGATAATGATGGTCGAAAAGGGTACGCCGGGGTTCGATTTCGGCAAGGAAGAAAACAAGATGGGCATCAGGGCATCAAAAACAACGCAGCTGATATTCAATGACTGCAAGGTCCCCAAGGAGAACCTCCTGGGCAAACGCGGCATGGGCTTCATTATAGCGATGAAGACGTTCGACCGCACTCGTCCTGGCGTTGCCGCTCAGGCAGTTGGAACCGCTCAGGGCGCGCTTGATGAAGCGCTCGAGTATGCGAAAGAACGCCGTCAGTTCGGCAAGCCCATCACAAGCTTCCAGGGCGTCCAGTTCATGCTGGCGGACATGGCAACCGAGGTCGAGGCTGCGCGTGCGCTTCTTTATGCCACTGCAAGGATGATTGATTCCGGAGCCAAGGACATTGCGCGTGAATCCGCAATGGCAAAGATGTTCGCCTCGGATGTAGCAATGCGGGTAACGACCGACGCTGTCCAGATAATGGGCGGCTACGGCTACATGAAGGAGTATCCGGTCGAGAAATTCATGCGCGACGCAAAGATTCTGCAGATTTACGAAGGAACTAACCAGATACAGCGCACCGTTATCGCTAGCCACGTGATAAAGTAA